CTAAATTCTACCATTCACAAAGACAGACATCTCTCTGGGAACAAAAGGATAATACAAAGggattatattatatacactacttTTTTAGTGGAATTTAGAAAACAAGATTTGCTAAAGTTTATGTAAATGtttcttgataaaaggttacTTGCCTCCATTATAAGAAAACATATGAAACCCACTGACAAGTTTGAGTGATTATGTTTTAACTCCATATTCTAATTTTGAACAGTATTGAGTGATTCCCTTGTATGAAAGTACAGTTATACTTCCCCCACCTTTTCTCTTTCAGGTCCCGGTTTCTGTAAGTTGTAATTTTACATTGTCATAATTTATAATACTTACATTCTTTTCTGTAACCATAAATCCAGTGCTCATcacattttgtctttaaaaattttttttgatctGTTGCTTGATTTTATTGCCAATAGTTAATTTAATTAGAGTCTTTGGGTTCTAGAATCCTTGATATCTTTCATGGTTGGGAATGACTGCTTGTTGCCTAATACATTTGTGACATGTAGAGTGGATATAATATTGTCAGGTCATATTTTCTGTACCTCAGaactttgtagatacacattgcATCAGTATTTTATGACATTAAATGTTGCTCTGGGAAGTGTGAGAGCAGCCTGATTTTCATCCCCACCCCACCTTGCAATCATCCTACCATAGGTGACGTGATTTTTCTGGTTGGATCCTAGAAGAATTCTTTCTGTATCCTTGAGTTTGGAAGCTTAACTGGGATATATCTTGTATCAGTTCTTTCTGGAACATACTGTGCCCTTTtggtttgtacattttttttaatcagaaaacttttcttaaattataattgaaaatgttttttgtttcatttttctggggGAATTTTTTTCCTCAGAGATAACCAATCGTCCTTGGAACTTTAAAATGAGGATTAACATTTGATGGTATTTACTGCATAACTAATTATTccaaaatgtagtggcttaaaagaGCACATATTTATTAATCTCATAGTTTCTGTGAGTCAGGTATCTCGGTATGACAACTGGGTCTTCTGCTTCAGTTTCTCACAAGGCTGCAATTAATGTGTTGGCTAAGGAGGGTCTGTGGTCTCATCTGAAACCTTGACTGGGGAAGCATCTGCTTTGAAGGCCACTCATGGTTGTTGGCAGCATTCAGTCTTCTGTAGGATGCTGGGTTGATAGCCTTACTTCCTTACCACATAAGCCTTTTCCACATGGCAGTTTACTTCATGAAAACAGGCAAGCCAAGAAGACCAGAGAGAACATCTGGTAAGACATGCCACAGTCTTTTGTAACTCAGTCATAGAAGTGACATCCTGTCTGCATTACCATACTCTTGGTTAGAAGCAGATCACTAGGTTAGAAGCCTACTTAATGGGAGGGGTGACATGGACATGAAGGACATGAACAATAGGAAGCTGGGATCATTGGAGGCCATCTTGGaagctgtcttccacaatagttgccTACCATGCCTTGGTTTTCTCTGTTTGCATtaacctttttttcccctctatatTTACTGTGATTATCTTgagtaatttaaataaaaattttcatttgaattttagcTGTGTCTATGCTATTCCTTTTatgtttctaatatatttattagCACTGTTACGGATTTGTTTTGGTCTTCAATTTATCTCTTCTGTCATCTCACTCTGTTTTATCAACTATTCCTTGAAGTCTAGTTTTcttgaatttatgtttttattaagtTCTAATAGAGTGTGACATTTGAGATGaatcttctttttccttaggCATGTTTGCAGAGTTGCCTTGCTGTTTCTCTGAAAAATTGTGGGTGAATGCTCTTTAACACTTCTGCCACCTTTTTCTGATGTTTGTTTTCTCCTGTGGGCTATATTGTGAAGTCTGGGGTGTTCTTTTATGTACTTTCCTGAAGcctgagggagggggagagggagcacATGGCCAATGCAGTGTTTTTGTTAAGTAGCCTTCAGGAATGTTTCCTCTTTTCTGTGGGGTTACCTTTGGGTTATCTTCTCTATTAAGTGTGGATCCCTGAAAAATGGCATACCCTGGTGGTTTTTCTAGCCCCTGCTGAAATCCTTTGAAGGTGGGTAGAGGTTTTTTTATactaagtgtttttgttttgttttgttttgtttttgtttttgctttatttttctgtgggGTATTTGTGCCCTCAGTCTACTTCTGTCAAAAACGAAGAGTGTTTTTAGCGGGAATTTGCAAGGTATTTTAACTCATTTTCTTTCCCCAGTGCATTCTAGGAGCTAGGATCCATGGCATGTTGAGCCTTGCcaaaatctttccttttttcctactttttgaaatttatagTATAATACTATTGCCCTTTTATGGCATAGGGGCAGCTAgccaatttttgtctttttaaaactgtttatcTTATAGAATATTGAGGAAGAGTTTAAGAGCTTACAATATCTTGCAGTTTTACCCAAAACTGTCTTCAAtatcttttcaattattttattagcATGAAGACTAGTTTTTTCTATCtagagaatttctttttctccttcttccctgATTTTACCCTTATCCTAAACGTTGTTGCTAGGTAAAGCTTTTTGAATTGATCAGTTTAGTTCATGTCATTCCCCACTGCTTATGATCAAGCCTAAGCTCTTTAATATTTAAGGTCACTTAGGTTTTTACTTCAGCTTACTTTAGTGATGATAGTCTCATTCCctttcttgaattttcttttctggataaatttaaatattttctattttcccataGATGCCTTAAGTAGATTTCTAAGATGTGGTTAGTATATAATAGGATGTTTGTATacattatggtttttaaaaagacctCTTAATCTCTTTATTGCCTTTCTGTAGGAATGTACTTATTTGTCAAGATTCGTCTAAAAATGTGGTCTCCAGAAATGAACATAGATGTGCTGTGAGCTCCTTGCAGTTGTGATTGCGACACTGATAATTAAGATTGGTTTAGTTGTTCTGTCGTACTTCATCAAATTGTTGATTCACATTGAATTTATGAAACGTCATTCTATTCtaaaatgtgaaagtatttttaacttaaatGTAGGAATTTGTATGTATCCAGGTAAATTTtacctttaaacatttttttgctcTGGTTGTCCATACTATTGAGAGTATTTTGAATCTCCCATCAGTTCTCTCTTGTATATATGCTAATCATACCTTTAGTGATTCCTATACATCTCTAAATAGTAATTTTGTGGGAACGTAAGTGCAGTAGTTCTATTACTTTGCATCCTTTTAATTTCATATAGTTCTGTTTTCTTCCCCGTGTCTGCCTGGGTGACATGAGAGATTAAAGACTGTGGTTGTTCTGTGTATGGGCTCAAGCTGGATGGAGGAGTTGATATTAGAGAAAAGAGAAGCTTTCCATTTGATTAAGCTACAAAtagagggactttttttttttttttcgagtggCTGGGGAGGTGACAGAATGGGAAGCATCAAAGGGAACTTTGGCAGAACTTGGTAATTGAAGAGAAAACCACTGAAGAGAAGCATgatgatgccaggagtttgattTCAAATGATTTGTAAGAAACAGTGAACCAGGACACATTAAGTTTGAGGTAGATGGTTGTAAGATATCAAGAAGATACTCATCTTTAACGAAAATTTGCTTTTGAGGCGTATGttctagattttaaaacaaaacacacagtcttttaaaaatattctttctttttttgagatggagtcttgctctgtcacctatcCTGGGGTGCAGTagtgtgctctcggctcactgcagcctctgcctcctggattcaagcgatttttctgcctcagcctcctaagtaactgggattacagatacccaccaccatgcctggcaaatttttgtatttttagtagagactgagtttcaccatgttggccaggctggtctcaaactcctgagctcaagcgatccgactgcctcagcctcccaaaatgttgggattacaggcatgagacaccatgcctggctaaaagtattcttttttttaacttgaaaaccTGTGTAGTTCTGTAAAATCTTTGTTAACTGTCTTCCTAAGaccttttatattttacatataacatTAAATTTGAACTATATGGATTTCaaataaaagaagagaataaTTGCTATTTTCGAAGAACTCATTTTAATTGGTTAGAGTAAATATGAAGGCAGTGATTTTTGTAAAATggcctttaaaatattaatgtctgGTTATGTAGAAAGTGCTGTAACAGGATCATCTGTTCTACTATAACTTCGTGTATGCCTATTAATGATACATAACTGTGGAGCAATAATGTAAGTGAGCTCTgtcaaaaaaattacataaatgcaTTGCAGTCAGGAGAACCTTACTCAGTGGTTATGTACACAAAATTTACCCCCCCTTGGtatgaaaaaattttttataattgcTTTATTTTCAGAATAGGCTTCTAAAGTTGCGAATTGTATTATTGTTAAGTAGCAAAATTTGGGGGTAGTATTTCCTTTTTGTCATGTgaaataaatttttctcttttacaatACAGGACAAATAAATTTTTGTGAAACATTGCAGATGTTAGATGGATTTGGGAGAATTTTCCAAACTAAGTGGACGAACTTATATAGCTACATAAATAGTAGTGAGTACCAGAAGTTTATTAATTTGCttgtattacataaaaataaaatgctttagtCGTGAGTTAAAAAGCTAATGGAAACTCATGTAGGCAAGTTAAAGTCAACATAAAGTAATAATACCAGAAATCCTAAATTTGCTGTATTTCAGTCAtttttatgaattaaaaaaatctttttaacttgtggttctttattttttccattttcgcTTTAGGAAATATGTTTGTGTTCATTGAGTTGGGTAAAATAGAAGACTTAGGTTCTTAGTGCATTTTGATATGACTCCTTCTAGATTTGTCATTCTAAAACATCAGACAGGATTCGGGTTGCCTATTACTCAGAGAACTAGTTATGTTAGAACTCAGGCTTTGGGTATTAACTGAACCCTTCTTTCTTTGTTACCCATAGAGAAGTTACAGAGATGCTTAGTTTATGGTGCtgatcattattgttatttttttttttaaaacaaaacaaaacaatctgtaGACTGGAAGGAGCAAAGAATGCAGTGTTCACGCTGTGCTACCCCAGAAATACCTTTAGTGAATAATGTTTTTCTAACAGATTCATTTTAACGTGAGCTCGTTTTTACTCTTAAGTGTGTAAGCCATTTTTAATGTATGTCTTTTGTCTCCTTAGcctttactttcattttagtGACATTGTGAAATTAAGCCCTGTCTGATTCCCACAAGAGTAACTTAGGTACTTTTACATTGGCGTTAGTAGCTATGCCTTCTCTTTAGACTAGGCTACCTTACCCATGTTGTGTTTAGGAATTCATATGAAAATTTATTCTTATctacagttatttttttcttcatgcccattttccttgaaaatatttaaaaaatatgtcttgTATAGAATTAGAAACTTCAGTATCTATATCACATCACTGGCTATAAAAACTATGTTACTGATTTATTTACTTCGTTTAAGTTTTTCCCCAAAAATCTCCTTAGAGGGGCCTACCTGGATGACCCTACTGAAAATGTAACCTACTAGGTCCTTCCTCCTATAACTTCCTACACCCCttaacttctctctctttttctgtgacTCTTACCACATTGTAACATACTGCTCAATACTCCTTTTAGAATAAGAGATCCTGGTTTGTTTTACTCATATATCCCTAGAACCTAAAACAGGCTTGGTACATAgaaatgttcagtaaatatttaacaaaagaatGAATTAAGAAGATACAGTTTCCCttggtatccacaggggattAGTTACAGGATGCCTGTCCTTCTCCAGGAAGCCAAAACCTAAATCCcatgaatactgtattttttatctgTGTTTGGCTGTGGATATGGAACCCACAGATAAGGAATGGTATttattggggggggggggggaacccatgtataagtggacctgtgcaactcaaacccatgttgttcaagggtcaactgtatcaTTTGGGTTATATTTCTCCTATTATATAGAATAAGAATTTTCATGCCCTAAACCAGTTACTTTCAGTTTCTTTTCACCTGGTCCATAGTAAGAAATACAGTTTAAAGTACAACCCTGAGTACACATACATATGAACAGATTGTTAGAAATCTGAATTACTCTCTGCCCCCAGCTGTTGTAAGACTAAACAGGCCAGGAATTATGCATATATTCAGTAAACTAGAATGTGACAGATACTTCCTATGAAAAAATGTAATGCTGAGACTCCTTAAATGGTTTGTTGATCACCATTGTAACCATGTAATATTTTATACTAAAACCAGATGACTTAGGAAATAACTTCCTgtttgacattaaaaaaatatgattCTTTAGTTTTAAAGTTTGTACATTTTTGAGAAAGCTCTTTTTAGCTTAGTGTCAGCAAAGCAGCTGCTGCTTGAATTTACTTTCTAAAACACTGAATTATTCATTTCCATAAATAAAACTTCCTTAGTAATTATTTAgcattaatttatttctctttatttcagtCAACCCTGTTgacattctgttttaaaattaaaaatattctttgtggAATTTAACAAATAAGACTGTGACAGccactttctttactttcttttgttttcataacAGGATTTCCAGATCCTGAGATGAGCTgtgtcttattatttttattattttaataaatgttactaATAAAATGTAGAACACAAgtaaattcttatttaaaaatgtcttctaaGTGTCTTCTAAGATGAACTGCTATGATTATgacttatttaacatatattgaaTTCTAACAATGTAAACTTATTagaaatactttaaataattatttcattgtattcaCCAATTGTTTAATAGAGTAATAGGGAAAAAAAGTAAGGtttgttgttttacatttcttgGTACTCTTCCATCTATTTTTGCAAATATGGGAATACCTCCTTGAATTTTGGGCTGCCTTTCTAGTAGCCTGTGGTGAGCCCTTCCACCTTCAAACTCTTATTAGTTATTTATGTGGCCTCCTTGGGCTATCAGTCTTTACTGCTGTGTGATATTTCTTGCCATCTTTCCAGAattgctgttttatttatttgtttctttgtttaattttaaatgtgtcaCTGCCTTGCTTGGACAGTGACACATTTGGAGACTTCTTGAGGGCAACAGACAAACTATTTGATAGctgaatacatatttggtaagttaagagaggaggggagaaacCCCCTTTATAAAGTAGCATCCATTCAAATGAAACATTCTTACCTAAAGTGCTTCTTGGAGCATATATTTAGAGAGGTTTAGTAACTGATCCATAAGACAATCAGTGTGGgcttaaagaaaatgtaaactttTAGGTAAGGGCCCATCTGAATCCCTGTTGAAATGTACTATAGCCACCATTACTGTGGCAGCCTCATAGGACCATGGAAGAGAATGAGGCCTATGGAATTAGAGATGGGAAAAGTCTCCATTTAATTCCTCTGTCCTAGGTTCTACAGTGCTATTTAGAATATAATTATGGAGACCTCTGCTTTAATAGTTGTTGAGTGGGTGATAGCAGTTTTAATTGGAATAACCACAagtgtataattattttagagCTGAAATGTTCAAGAAAGCTTTTCCAGCAGATGACACAGACCATCAGCCTTCAGCTGGGAGCCATTACGCAGACATGTTTTGTTTTTCGTCTGCAGTGTTTTAGAAAACAAAGTTGGCTATTTAAAATTGTGAGattttacataaaacaaaaattccagCTTAGAAAAAAGATAAGTCCTCAGATCTGATTATTCTGTATTTCCAGTCCTACAAGACGAACAATGATCTGGAATAAAGTAACAGCTGTACCTTTAAACATGGACATGTGTTGTAGTGGTTCATTACAGTTTTTGTGCTTGCACTGTTCATGtatttgtgtacacacacatgtatttatatgtacataatatatataaagatagatatatttatatgcaaaaaCATATTTCTCTGAAACTGTGCTTCAGTCATAAGTAAGAAAACCAAACTGAGATGTTGGTCTGGTTCAAGAAAAACAGGATGGAGCCTTTTGTGAAGGTAAAGAATATTCTTTTGTGTTTAACATGCAAATGGCTCAGCTTCCAAGTTGCATAGGTAGCCCAGCCTGAGTCTACAGGACTCTACCTGTAGAGTAGAGTCCTACTCTACAAGTCTTGGAGAGTATCAGATCTGTCAAGTTTTGATTTTTATGCACTTAATTATAATCTGTAGGTAACTCATATGGCTCATTGGATATGAATTTTGGAAATCTATGCTTCCAGATTACTTTGCTTAATTCTTGCGTCCTCATACTTTTTCTGTGAAGGGATATATACCTAAGACACTAGGAAAAGCACATCCGAGGTAAGTAACACCGATGAATATTTAGTACATGGTTAATAACCTAGTTTGTGAGGTTTAGAAAtagtaaattatatttaatatataatattctatataaaatatacttttatatataaagtatacatattacatacataaaatatagtatGCAATGTTAGTACATACTAAGTattctctaaattatttttatttctaagaaagTGTACATTTATCTGTGGTTCTGctctcttaaatatatttttaaaaatttgaacattttcatcTCAATTTTTGAGTTTGCTAACAAGCCAAAAATCATTTCTATTCGATTAATCCAACAAATAATTTACTCTTCTTTATCTTAAATTTGAagagaattaagaaataaaagaggaggaaCATCTATTTCATGTTCTGTTTAGTAGTAACAGTTGCAAATATGTAAGCATTTTATTCTTGGATTCGCTAATTTCCCTGCTCAACAAAGATGGGTCagtatgttctgttttttttctgggaaagtcTGTAGAAATAATTTGGTTGTTTTTAAGCACCTGCATGCTTTTTGGAGGCAGTGGTGGTGGAAAGAGTATGATGTAAAAGGAGCTGTTTCTTTACCTACCTTACAAATATCTGTGCCTGAAACAAGCCTCTTCTCTGAGCATAATCAGTCTCTAATAAAACTGTATTCCTAACTACTTGAGCTGATAAATAGTAAGGTTGTTTTAAACAAGTCAAGtttattttatgtcaattttCTATTTGCCCTGTGTAAGATATATTTAATTACTTTACTTCATCTCTGTGTTCAAATTAATCAGATTCTGCCACATATTGGTGCTCAAATTAGAATAATTCTTTAATCAACTGTGTTATCCATGCTATGGTAGAGTAGAATAGAAAATCTACTCGTGGCATATTGAAGAtgcatgcattttattttctattgtaatttaaaagtaaaatcagaAATACTGATTTCTACTTGACTGGAGAGATGATTTAGTTTGAATATCAGCCTGATCTTAATCAGGTGAGAATTAATTGAGTTGGAGGTATTAGATATTCAGTGATGTTAACTGAACCATGATCCATCTAGAGAGAAGCTTTCTTTTGTACTGTGTTAGAATTATCAAATAGCTCATGCACTACAATGTAAAATAATCTTTTCATGTTCATCCTTCTACCTTCTTGTCTCATTAAATGCACCACTAAATTCATTCTATACACAGACTAATCTTTAAAGTAGCAAGCTAATAAATCACAagttaatagaaaattaaaagcataataaTTTTGTCATAAGATGCTGCTGTTGTCACAATTTTATAATGATATATTTTCtagttattaattttaaaaccaaGTGATTAAACCTCTGCTTTTCAAGTATACCtgggacattaaaaaaaaactcttagtttgcttttttttatgTTCAACATTGCAAGAAGAAAGTGAGCAATTCAGAagtattttaatgtttatcttcagaaataaaaatagagtctGTAACATTATAGTGGTCTGAAATGTGGCATgggcttttcatttattttaagagtGTGATAGCAATATCATAAGTGTTGTGAAAATATAAATGGTGAGATAACACCTCCATAGGACTTGCTCTTAAGTAGTAAAATTGtaaattctttaaataaactGCAGCTAGAACTGAAAGCATCGATTTGCCTTGTTAACTACGGATACTATACTTATTAAGTGTCTAATTAAATTTAGTATAACATGTCtgttatttcctcctttttttcccttaaaaccgAAAATTTGGACTTATTTGTTAGCAAAGTATCACGTTATCATTGTCAGATTTTTTCGATTTTGGCAGTTGGTGTGACAGtgttaaattaaaagaaagccAATAGTGTGACTTTTGATAGTGTCATTTTACACTGGAATAGTGTTTTTTGCTTGGTATTGCTATAATGGGAATATTAGAATCTATGTAgctgtatattttgtgaaaaggAATATCCAGATTTATATTCGAGAACAattagcatttaataaaattaacccATAATTGCAGAAACATTCCTAGAGTGCGATGAACAGGGAATTCTCACGAGATACAGTAGGGTTCCCCACCTAGTTGTTACTAAACAGCAATTTAGGGCAGAATGGCCTGCTTaggaaaaaatgagagagagggagCTGGCTTTTTCACTCTGCTCTTCGAAGCCGAGGCTCCTCTTATA
This region of Gorilla gorilla gorilla isolate KB3781 chromosome 2, NHGRI_mGorGor1-v2.1_pri, whole genome shotgun sequence genomic DNA includes:
- the CMC1 gene encoding COX assembly mitochondrial protein homolog isoform X1, with the translated sequence MCCELLAVVIATLIIKIGLVVLSYFIKLLIHIEFMKRHSILKCESIFNLNVGICMYPGQINFCETLQMLDGFGRIFQTKWTNLYSYINSNFTKCCKNSGVLMVVKCRKENSALKECLTAYYNDPAFYEECKMEYLKEREEFRKTGIPTKKRLQKLPTSM